The sequence below is a genomic window from Chondrinema litorale.
TACCATCTGGATAGAAGCACTTTCACAATCTGCATGGTCTACTGGTGCAGGCTGGGGACTTATAATGACAATTTCCTCTTATTCAAGAAATAAAGAAGATGTAACACTAAACACATTTGTCGGCAGCTTCGGGAATAATACGGCCTCTATTTTAGCAGGTATTGCCATTTTACCATCTGTTTTTGCGTTGGCAGAGACAGAAGAAGCAGCTATTGCTTTTCTACAAAGTGGTAATCAGTCTTTAACTTTTACAGTAATACCTCAACTTTTTGCAGAAGTTACCGGAGGTGATTATCTCGCCGTAATATTTTTTCTTGCATTTTTTATGGCTGCATTTAGCTCGCTACTCCCTATGTTAGAATTATTTATAAAAATTATTGGTGACATGGGGCTTACAAGGCATCAGGCAAGTATTAGAGCAGGACTTTTTTGTATTATACTTGGTTTCCCTTCAGCGTATTCACTAGATTTCTTTAATAACCAAGACTGGGTTTGGGGCATCGGCTTAGTTATTTCTGGGCTGTTCATCATTTTTGCAGCTGTTAAATATGGTGTATTAAAGTTCAAGAAAGACCTTATAGATATCGATTCAGATTTTAAAGTAAACAACAGCTACTTTGCTATCTGCCTTTACTGTAATATCTTTTTAGGTATCTTTCTAATATATTGGTGGATGTCTCAGGGTTATAGCCAATACCCTTGGTTTAATGAAGCTGGTAACTGGAATTTATTTGATGTATACAGTAATGCATCAATTATTACACAATGGGTATTTTTACTACTTGTTGGGGTTATTTTCAATCGTTTAATCTATAAAACTTTCTCAAAATGAGCATCTCTTCAATTATTAGTATGGTTCTTATCTGCGGTTTTGTAGTAGGAGGATTTATTTACTTTCTAATGCTAGCTATTGGAAAAGAAAATAGCAATAAGTAATAAATCGTCGGGTTTTGAATTGTTAACATATACTACTCAACTTTATCAATTGAACTTAGTAGGATAGCGTAACTGAAAATTATTAAATTTAAAATTGCTGAATTACATTTATACCCGCAATTATTTAATAATTATTAGTATCACTTGTAGGTGTCATTTTTTGAACTTGTACCATGTCAACACTGAAAGATGTTTTTATTTCCTATGGAAGGTTACATAGTCAGGATTTCGCATCCAGATTATATGAAAGGCTGGAAGAAGCGGGGTTTGACGCATGGTACGACTTTGTAAATATTCCGAAAGGTGAAGACTTTCAGGAAAGAATTTACAGAGGAATTGAAAGATCTCACAACTTTATTTACATCATTTCTCCACATGCCAACGAATCGCAATACTGTTTAAAAGAAATTGAATATGCACTTCAGTGTAACAAAAGGATAATCCCTATTCTTCATATTGAAAAAGAACTGGATAAAATCCATCCAGAAATAGCAAAGCTTAATTGGGTGTATGCCAGAGAAACAGTTGAGAGTGAAGACACCATAATTGCTGAGGATAATTTTGAAAAAGC
It includes:
- a CDS encoding sodium-dependent transporter, which translates into the protein MALKEEFSNRWGIILASLGMAVGAGNLWRFPRLAGQYGGTFLILWIFFLIFWSIPILLAEFSIGKKIRKGVIGSFAGIAGSGFTWMGFFIAACTLGITFYYSVVTAWSLQYLGLSITNLFNTDTSFAEKLSAEPDFLNNYWADISNANTVTIILHVIAVILGILLLYKGIQKGLEKANRILIPSLFVLLVIISVVALNMENGVKGLEYMFSIKPELFGNATIWIEALSQSAWSTGAGWGLIMTISSYSRNKEDVTLNTFVGSFGNNTASILAGIAILPSVFALAETEEAAIAFLQSGNQSLTFTVIPQLFAEVTGGDYLAVIFFLAFFMAAFSSLLPMLELFIKIIGDMGLTRHQASIRAGLFCIILGFPSAYSLDFFNNQDWVWGIGLVISGLFIIFAAVKYGVLKFKKDLIDIDSDFKVNNSYFAICLYCNIFLGIFLIYWWMSQGYSQYPWFNEAGNWNLFDVYSNASIITQWVFLLLVGVIFNRLIYKTFSK